One stretch of Oncorhynchus clarkii lewisi isolate Uvic-CL-2024 chromosome 3, UVic_Ocla_1.0, whole genome shotgun sequence DNA includes these proteins:
- the LOC139385487 gene encoding free fatty acid receptor 2-like, with amino-acid sequence MLSGNESGDRHSHSCLVLVVYIITFLIGLPANCVAFYTFGKKVRQKAVPIDILLLNLTVSDLLFLLFLPFKMKEAADDNVWNMPVFLCPLTSFVFYATIYNSTFFLTAISVERYLGVAFPIKYKLIRRSLYTTVASVAFWVISMAHVSIVYIIQYLVDSSATQEGDMCYTNFTQMQLQVLIPVRLELFLVLFCVPFFICCFCYINFIRILSQLPSINPKKRLRAIGLSLATLLVFIVCFAPYNLSHLVGFVNWESPNWRMAALLSSTINASLDPIIFYFSSSALRCTFHLFLKNLLESVQWLCFCSKALYCPVLFCTRTQKDSTPSSNDNMCQTHSTEGQGSAGFRSTGVLD; translated from the coding sequence ATGCTGTCTGGGAATGAATCCGGGGATAGACACAGCCACAGCTGCCTGGTGCTGGTGGTCTACATCATCACCTTCCTGATTGGCCTCCCTGCCAATTGTGTGGCCTTCTACACCTTTGGAAAGAAGGTGAGGCAGAAAGCCGTGCCCATCGACATCCTGCTCCTCAACCTGACCGTCTCGGACCTCCTCTTTCTGCTCTTCCTGCCCTTCAAGATGAAAGAGGCGGCGGACGACAATGTATGGAACATGCCCGTCTTCCTGTGTCCATTGACCAGCTTCGTCTTCTACGCCACCATCTACAACAGCACCTTCTTTCTGACTGCCATCAGCGTTGAACGCTACCTGGGGGTGGCCTTTCCCATCAAGTACAAACTCATAAGACGGTCTTTGTACACCACGGTGGCTAGCGTCGCCTTCTGGGTGATCTCCATGGCGCACGTCAGTATCGTCTACATCATTCAATATTTAGTCGATTCCAGTGCCACCCAGGAAGGGGACATGTGTTACACGAATTTCACCCAGATGCAGCTGCAGGTCCTGATACCTGTCCGCCTGGAGCTCTTCCTGGTTCTATTCTGTGTACCTTTCTTCATCTGCTGCTTCTGCTACATCAACTTCATCCGAATCCTCTCTCAGCTGCCCAGCATCAACCCCAAGAAACGTCTGCGGGCTATCGGTCTGTCTCTGGCCACCCTGCTGGTGTTCATTGTCTGCTTCGCGCCCTACAACCTGTCACACTTAGTGGGCTTTGTTAACTGGGAGAGTCCCAATTGGCGAATGGCCGCACTCTTGTCCAGTACCATCAACGCCAGCCTGGACCCCATCATCTTCTACTTCTCCTCGTCGGCCCTCAGGTGTACCTTCCACCTCTTCCTGAAGAACCTGTTGGAGAGTGTGCAGTGGTTGTGCTTCTGCAGTAAGGCTCTCTACTGCCCTGTGTTGTTCTGCACCAGAACTCAGAAGGACAGCACACCAAGCTCCAATGACaacatgtgtcaaactcattccacagagggccaaggttctgcaggttttcgctccaccggtgtacttgattga